The following coding sequences are from one Anopheles bellator chromosome X, idAnoBellAS_SP24_06.2, whole genome shotgun sequence window:
- the LOC131213894 gene encoding acetylcholine receptor subunit alpha-like, producing the protein MRLLHGVYFVIFAVVSVCGGNPDAKRLYDDLLSNYNKLVRPVVNVTDALTVKIKLKLSQLIDVNLKNQIMTTNLWVEQTWYDYKLKWEPKEYGGVEMLHVPSDHIWRPDIVLYNNADGNFEVTLATKATLNYTGRVEWRPPAIYKSSCEIDVEYFPFDEQTCVMKFGSWTYDGFQVDLRHIDEVNETNVVEVGVDLSEFYTSVEWDILEVPAVRNEKFYTCCDEPYLDITFNITMRRKTLFYTVNLIIPCMGISFLTILVFYLPSDSGEKVSLSISILLSLTVFFLLLAEIIPPTSLVVPLLGKFVLFTMILDTFSICVTVIVLNIHFRSPQTHTMAPWVRTIFINHLPKLLVMRRPIYQPLHHFSAASQRFMLRSCNGLGDIIPPLPPTIAFDPTELLDHHLLDSNDSLNTCRLHGSPTHHLYNHPHRAGDGRLGHHLHHSALMRDMDLIDDMPLDYHDHNHHNSPMSPINLNLLGGAASTAVPNRTQLVGASAASLLDPNSNFHKSLTTAANADAKSAPSLIVNSVAAGSANSHSQLPCCNSLFLNDLRQATTGSVIVGGATVDLLMSNAGVTLPLNNNLPGVTIPSGLIINTTTSDGGDGNAAAAKADKANRNRWLECPELTKAMDGVTYIADHTRKEEESSRVKEDWKFVAMVLDRLFLWIFTIAVVFGTAGIILQAPTLYDTRVPIDIKMSEIATTTAKPYIAKPVL; encoded by the exons ATGAGGCTGCTACACGGTGTATACTTCGTCATTTTCGCCGTCGTATCCG TGTGTGGTGGAAATCCCGATGCCAAACGTCTCTACGATGATTTGCTCAGTAACTACAATAAGCTGGTTCGACCTGTGGTGAACGTTACCGATGCCCTCACGGTAAAAATCAAACTGAAACTGTCCCAACTGATTGACGTG aaccttaaaaatcaaatcatgACCACAAACTTGTGGGTCGAGCAGACATGGTACGACTACAAGCTGAAATGGGAACCGAAAGAGTATGGCGGTGTGGAAATGTTACACGTGCCGTCAGATCACATTTGGCGGCCGGACATCGTGCTGTACAACAATGCCGACGGCAACTTCGAGGTAACATTGGCCACCAAAGCAACTCTAAACTATACTGGACGGGTGGAGTGGCGCCCTCCTGCCATTTACAAAAGTTCCTGTGAGATAGACGTGGAGTACTTTCCGTTCGATGAACAAACGTGCGTAATGAAGTTTGGCAGTTGGACGTACGACGGATTCCAG GTGGATCTACGCCACATTGACGAAGTGAACGAAACAAATGTTGTAGAGGTGGGTGTCGATTTATCGGAGTTCTATACTTCCGTCGAATGGGATATCCTTGAGGTGCCAGCGGTTAG aaatgaaaaattttacACGTGTTGCGACGAACCGTACCTAGACATCACGTTCAACATTACCATGCGTcggaaaacattgttttataCCGTAAATCTGATCATTCCCTGCATGGGCATTAGCTTTCTTACAATACTGGTATTCTATTTGCCATCGGACAGTGGAGAAAAG GTATCGTTAAGCATATCGATATTGCTATCCCTAACCGTGTTCTTCCTGCTTTTGGCGGAAATTATTCCTCCGACGTCGCTCGTGGTGCCGCTGCTAGGAAAGTTTGTTCTCTTCACGATGATATTGGATACCTTCAG TATATGTGTAACAGTGATAGTGCTGAATATACATTTCCGATCACCTCAAACGCACACGATGGCACCATGGGTCCGAACCATCTTCATCAACCATCTGCCAAAGTTGCTAGTTATGCGCCGCCCGATCTACCAACCGCTGCATCACTTCAG TGCTGCTTCGCAGCGATTTATGTTGCGGTCGTGCAATGGTCTGGGCGATATCATTCCACCCCTGCCGCCAACAATTGCATTCGATCCAACGGAACTGCTAGATCACCATTTGCTTGATTCCAACGACAG TCTCAACACCTGCCGGTTGCACGGTAGCCCAACGCATCACCTGTACAACCATCCGCACCGGGCCGGCGACGGACGGCTCGGGCATCACCTGCACCACAGCGCGCTGATGCGGGACATGGACCTGATCGATGACATGCCGCTAGACTACCAcgaccacaaccaccacaacTCGCCGATGTCACCGATCAACCTGAACCTGCTGGGCGGCGCCGCGAGCACGGCCGTACCGAACCGCACGCAGCTGGTCGGTGCCAGCGCGGCCAGTCTGCTCGATCCGAACAGCAACTTCCACAAGAGcctgacgacggcggcgaacgCAGACGCCAAGAGTGCGCCGAGCCTGATCGTGAACAGCGTGGCTGCCGGGTCGGCCAACTCGCACTCGCAGTTGCCCTGCTGCAACAGTCTCTTCCTGAACGACCTGCGCCAAGCGACCACCGGCtccgtcatcgtcggcggtgCGACCGTTGATCTGCTGATGAGCAACGCAGGGGTCACCTTGCCGCTCAACAACAATCTACCGGGGGTGACCATTCCGAGCGGGCTGatcatcaacaccaccaccagcgatggtggcgatggtaACGCGGCCGCCGCGAAGGCGGACAAAGCGAACCGCAACCGGTGGCTCGAGTGTCCGGAGCTGACCAAGGCTATGGACGGGGTGACGTACATTGCTGACCACACGCGCAAAGAGGAGGAAAGCTCGAGG GTTAAAGAGGACTGGAAATTCGTGGCGATGGTACTCGACCGGCTATTCCTGTGGATCTTCACCATCGCGGTGGTGTTCGGGACGGCCGGTATCATACTGCAAGCGCCAACCCTGTACGACACGCGCGTACCGATCGACATCAAGATGTCGGAAATTGCCACAACGACAGCGAAGCCGTACATCGCCAAACCGGTGCTGTAA